The window CAAACAGCGGCGTCAGGCTGGCCCGCGTGTGGTTGTCCATGCCGCCGATCTTGCGAATGTCCGAGAGGCGGATTTCATGACGCACAGGATCGGCCATGCGTCCACCCGCCGTGCCGATCATCAGGTGCATCAGCTTGAGCGCCGCAAGGCTCGGGGCATTGCGCATGTAGACCCCACGCGCCATCTCGGCGGGAAGCACAGTTTTGGTCTGGTCGAAGGCCCGTTCTGCGGCCACTTGCGTTGTCTTTCCCATAGGTGGGTTTTATTGGGCGCAATGTCCCACCTGTCAATCTCCTATTTCGGCTGGATTCCCCACTTTTGCGGCTGGATTCCCCACTTTTGCGGCTGGATTCCCCACTTATAAGCCGGTAAATAACTGAATTTAATGATGTATTTTTGCCTGAACTATAAGAACTATAAGAACAAGAAGGGCTGCGCCCATTTTTCGATGAAGGAAGAGGGGCAAAAAGGCTCTGGAAGGGGTGAGAATCTGGACGCCTATTCCCGGAACAGGTCAGAATGGGTTCCTGTCCGAGCCAGTTGCACTTCGTCACCATTGATGCGGTAGAGCAGCAGCCAGTCTGGTTCGATGTGCAGATCTCGGAACCCAATCCAATCGCCACGCAAGGCGTGGTCGCGATACTCTGTGGACAGGGGTGTTTCGTTCGCCAGCAGGGTCAGTACGGTGCGTAGCTTGGCCATATCCTTGCCGCGTTTCTCGGCCCGCTTCACATCCTTGCGAAAGCGGGTTGATGGAACCAGCGCCAGCACGGTCAGATACCGAGGTCAGAGAACAGGGCGTCGGGCGTGTCAAACCGCGTGCCCTTGCCTGCATCCAGTTCCTTCATGGCCTTTATTGTGGTCGGGGTAGGAACCTTCACATCGAAGGGCAACCGCTGTTCGTCTGCGATCCGCAGCATGAGCAGCCGGATAGCATCCGAGACGGATAGCCCCATCGCTTCTAGCGCCGCCGCTGCGCGGTCCTTGGTTGCCGTGTCGATGCGCGCCCGCACCACAGAATCTGCGTTCATTGTGATACCTCATTACGTAGCCACAATGTAGCTACAAACGTGAACGTCGTCAACGAAAGAAGCCTTTCCGCCTTTTCGATGCTGCCGCCTGATTCAGTTCACAGAGGCCCGGAGAGCCGTTCAGAAGGCTCCAGAGGGCTTTCCAGAGGGTTGGGGCTCCGAAGGGCGGGGCGGGCCTCTTTGGCATCTCTCCGGGCCTTTTTGGCCTGCGTGGCCCTGCTCTCTGCCTCAACAAGCCTCTGATCGACCCGGCGGTCGATAGCAGAGCAATCACATGTGGGGTGAAGATGGCAGGAAATAGGGGGTGTATGTTCAGTATCCCTCACACAGCCCAACCCCCATGTTTTTAAGGGCCAAACGGCAGTTTTCTGGTGAAGAAACAAAAACCGCCCGATCGGGTGGTCAAACCCCCTCCTCCCCAGCCTCTTGGGGGCGGTTGGTCAGGGGATCGGGACGGGCGGACCCGGTTTTGTAAACATCCCGCATTTCCTGCCACTTCCCCTTGCCGGCTTCGGAAGCAGGCGATCCGGTAGCCGCAGAAGGAGCGAGACCACAGGGATCGAGCGACTGGCGCGGCGGGGGCCAGGTGGAACTTATGCCGACGCCGAGCGGGGTGGACGCCCCCCTTTGCGGCCATTGGCACGGGCTG of the Paracoccus sp. SCSIO 75233 genome contains:
- a CDS encoding type II toxin-antitoxin system YafQ family toxin, which codes for MLALVPSTRFRKDVKRAEKRGKDMAKLRTVLTLLANETPLSTEYRDHALRGDWIGFRDLHIEPDWLLLYRINGDEVQLARTGTHSDLFRE
- a CDS encoding type II toxin-antitoxin system RelB/DinJ family antitoxin, yielding MTMNADSVVRARIDTATKDRAAAALEAMGLSVSDAIRLLMLRIADEQRLPFDVKVPTPTTIKAMKELDAGKGTRFDTPDALFSDLGI